tttaatgaggccccatttgtccattcttgatcttacagcacagccattgctattctattcaggaatttttcccctgtgcccatatcttcaaggctcttccccactttgtcctctgtatgtttcagtgtctctggttttatgtggagttccttgatccacttagatttgagttttgtacaaggaaataagaatggatcaatgtgcattcttctacatgctaaccaccagttgagccagcaacattttttgaaaatgctgtctttttttccactggatggttttagctNCTTTGTCatagatcaaatgaccatagatatgtgggttcacttctgggtctttaattctattccattgatctacctgtctatcgctgtaccagtaccatgcagtttttatcacagttgctctgtagtacagcttgaggtcaagcatggtgattcccccagaggttcttttatccttgagaagagtttttgctctcctaggttttttgttaatccagatgaatttacaaattgccctttctaactctgtgaagaattgagttggaattttgatggggattgcattgaatctgtagattgctttcggcaggatagccatttttactatattaatcctaccaattcatgaacatgggagatctttccatcttctgagatcttcattgatttatttcttcagagacttgaagttcttatcatacagatctttcacttccttagttagagtcacaccaaggtattttatagtatttgtgactattgtgaagggtgttgtttccctaatttttttctcagcctgtttatcctttgtgtatagaaaggccactgcctcctggcagaagttgtgttctagggtctgcaaccctaggggtggaacaacaatatgaactaaccagtaccccctggagctcgtgtctctagctgcatatgtatcagaagatggcctagctggccatcagtggaaagagaggcccgttggtcatgcaaactttatatgcctcagtacaggggaacaccagggccaagaagtgggagttgggggaagggcgGGGAGTGGGcaagagggtatgggggacttttgggatagcattggaaatgtaaatgaggaaaatacctaataaaaaattaaaaaaaaaaaaaaagaaaggccactgatttgtttgagttaatattgTATGTAGCTACTTCAATGAAGCtatttatcaagtttaggagttctctggtggattttttggggtcacttatatatagtatcatatcatctgcaaatagtgatattttgacttcttcctttccaatttgtatccccttgacctccttttgttgctAATGCTCTGGCCAGGACTTCAGGGACTATACTGaatagggaggtagggagggagcatccttgtctagtcactgattttagtgggattgtttcaagtttctctccatttagattgatgttggAGACTCGTTTGCTcgatattgtttttattatgtttaggtttgggccttgaactcctgatcttttcaagaatttttatcatgaatgtgtgttggattttgtcaaatgctttctcagcatctaatgagatgatcatgtagttttttttctttatttatatagtggattacgctgatggatttccatatattgatctatccctgcatccctaggatgaagcctacttgatcatgatggatgatcattttgaagGATTCCATGAAGGATTCATTTTGGAaggatttttattgagtatttttgcattgatattcatgagggaaattggtctgaagttctctttcttttttgtggtctttatgtggtttaggtatcagagtaattgtggcttcatagaatgagttgggtagagtaccttctgtttctattttgtgaaacagTTTGAGAAttattagaattaggtcttctctgaaggtcatATAGAACCCTCCCCTaaacccatgtggtcctgggcttttttttggttgggagactattaatgactgcttccatttctttgggggatatagggctgtttagatcattaacctgatcttgattcaactttggtacctggtatctgtctagaaatttgtccatttcatccaggttttccagttgttttgagtataggcttttgtagtaggatctgatgatattttgaatttcctcagattctgttgttatgtctcccttttcatttctgattttgttaattaggagactctccctgtgccctctagatagtctggctaagggtttgtctatcttgttgattttctcaaagaaccagatcctggtttggttgattctttgtaaagttctttttgtttctatttggttgatttcagccctgagtttgattatttcctgccatctgctcctcttgggtgaatttgcttccttttgttctaaagcttttaggtgtgctgtcaagctgctagtatttgctgtctccagattctttttggaggcacttagaacaatgagttttcctcttaggaaagctttctttgtgtcccataagtttgggtgtgttgtgacttcattttcactaaactaaaagtctttaacttctttcttatttcttctttgagcaagttatcattgagtagagtgttgttcagcttccacatgtatgtgggctttctattatttatgttgttatcgaagatcagccttagttcgtggtgatctgataggatgcatgagattatttcaatatttctgtatCTGTTAGGGccattttgtgaccaattatatggtcaattttgaagaaggtaccctgaggtgctgagaaaaaggtatatccttttgttttaggataatgttctataaatatcagttaaatccatttgttcataacttctgttagttttactgtgtctctgtgtagtttctgtttccaagatctatccattgatgagagtggggtgttgaagtctcccatNATTATTGTGTGCGGTGCAATTTGtgtttttagctttagtaaagtttctttaacaaatgtggatggatgcccttgcatttggtgcatagatgttcagaattgtgagttcatcttggtaaattttacctttgaagagtatgaagtgtccctccttatNNNNNNNNNNNNNNNNNNNNNNNNNNNNNNNNNNNNNNNNNNNNNNNNNNNNNNNNNNNNNNNNNNNNNNNNNNNNNNNNNNNNNNNNNNNNNNNNNNNNNNNNNNNNNNNNNNNNNNNNNNNNNNNNNNNNNNNNNNNNNNNNNNNNNNNNNNNNNNNNNNNNNNNNNNNNNNNNNNNNNNNNNNNNNNNNNNNNNNNNNNNNNNNNNNNNNNNNNNNNNNNNNNNNNNNNNNNNNNNNNNNNNNNNNNNNNNNNNNNNNNNNNNNNNNNNNNNNNNNNNNNNNNNNNNNNNNNNNNNNNNNNNNNNNNNNNNNNNNNNNNNNNNNNNNNNNNNNNNNNNNNNNNNNNNNNNNNNNNNNNNNNNNNNNNNNNNNNNNNNNNNNNNNNNNNNNNNNNNNNNNNNNNNNNNNNNNNNNNNNNNNNNNNNNNNNNNNNNNNNNNNNNNNNNNNNNNNNNNNNNNNNNNNNNNNNNNNNNNNNNNNNNNNNNNNNNNNNNNNNNNNNNNNNNNNNNNNNNNNNNNNNNNNNNNNNNNNNNNNNNNNNNNNNNNNNNNNNNNNNNNNNNNNNNNNNNNNNNNNNNNNNNNNNNNNNNNNNNNNNNNNNNNNNNNNNNNNNNNNNNNNNNNNNNNNNNNNNNNNNNNNNNNNNNNNNNNNNNNNNNNNNNNNNNNNNNNNNNNNNNNNNNNcacttccccaactgaagctcctttctttgtgataactccagtctgtgtcaagttgactcacaaaatcagccagtacaatgtggttgtcttcttttaggcttgttgaaagattattttcttgctttttctagagcatagtttctcttcttgtgttggagttttccctttattatcctttgaagggctggatttgtggaacgatgttgtgtaaatttgtttttgtcattggataccttggcttctccatctatggtaattgagagttttgctgggtatagtagcctgggctggcatttgtgctgtcttatggtctgtatgaaatctgcccagtatcttctggctttcatagtctctggcaagaagtcaggtgtaattctgataggtctgccttcatatgttacttgacctttttcccttactgcttttactattctttctttgtttagtgcatttggtgttttgattattatgtgacaggatgaattttttttctggtccaatctatttggtattctgtaggcttcttgtatcttcatgggcatctctttctttaggttggcgaagttttcttccatgattttgttgaagatatttactggccctttaagttgtaaATCTTTCTTCTCTAACCTATTTATCTAACctatttggtcttctcattgtgtcctggatttcctggatgttttaggttaggagctttttgcacttctcattttctttgattgttgtgtcagtgttttctatggtatcttctgcacctgagattctcccttctatctcttgtattctgttttttatggctcctgacttcttttctaggttttctttttccagagttttctcccttagtgatttttttttttattgtttctatttccattttttgatcctggatggttttgttcaattcttttacctgtttggatatgttctcctgtatttctttaagggagttattaatgtctttatagtcctccatcatcatcatgggaagtgactttagatctatatcttgcttttctggtgtgatggtatatccagaatttgctatggtgggagagttggatTCTGATAATAACAAGTAACCTTGGTATCTGGTGTTTCTGTTCTTATCCTTGCCTccagccatctgattatctcaagtgttctctgccctcaatatatctgattggagcctgtccttcctataatcccacttgagtcagaacttctaagagttcagctttctttgtgatcctgggattctgggatcttgtgatgctgagattctaggtgtgtaagagttcttggcagtcaagcttcctctgagaacctcagatcctggtgtgaccaagctcctgagatcctgggatcctaaaaTCCTGGTTGTGCTATATCgactggaagtggtacctcctttGGGGACCATGGGTCTATCCACTGAGTTCGAAACCAAGGGCTGGAATTCACGTCAATGAGATACACTTGTGtctacttcctgagtgttggggtagCATGAGAGAATACACCAGCATCCTCATCATTTTTGTAGTTAGCAATTGATCATACAATTTATCTGATGTGTAGTCAGTTCTGTTGATCTGTTTTCTTGTATATCTTTATTGGCTGTTAGCTGCCATTTCTCTTGCAACTCTTTATCCTATCAAAGGGGTGCAATAATGACATAGATGAACTTCGTTTGTTACTGagttttcttataaaattaatttggaattACATAAGGACATTTGTTTCAGGAAATAATTGGAGGAAGCACCAGAATTATATGAATGTATTCTCAATGAAGTATACATTTACAGTATTGTCCATATTATGCTTtctcatgtacacatgtatggaatATTTCAGGGTGTTGTGACCTATGATGATGTACATGTGAACTTCACTCAGGAAGAGTGGGCTTTGCTGGATTCTTCTCAGAAGAATCTCTACagagatgtgatgctggagacctacagGAATCTTGCTGCTATAGGTAAGACAGTGAATTCTTTTCACTTTGTAAAATATAGGgagaagtgtttttgttttttttaattggtgttTCTTTTTGTAATCTCTGTTGAGAATGAGGAAGACCAAGGTGATTAAATCAAGCATGGTTCTAAGGTTCGCTGaagatataatttacattttgCCTAATTTCCAATAATATAACATACGTTCTCTGGCATTATATTTAGGCTACAGTTGGGAAGACCATAATACTGAAGAGCATTTTCGAAGTTCTAGAAGACATGGAAGGTAATCTGCATGTGGAAACTCTTAAGAATGTCTCGGAACACATTTTAAGGTGTCCtgcaaattttaaagaaaagtaacagggtggggggaaaaaagcacTGCTTTAAGTTATGGATGATCACTAAATTCTCCCAAAACCATGTACACCAATGCCTGGTATCTAATTTGTGCTTGGGCAGCATTCCTCTACatgcaaagacaaagaaacaatgcCTTAACAGATCTCACCATTAGGACCACAGCCCAGTAGAGCTTATGCTGTAGAACTGCCAATCTGTTCAACCGACTACCACTCAGATATTGCAAAGGGTACACACATTGATTAGGTGATTAGCCTATGTCCAAAACCTTCTAAGAGGAAAATAGTCCAGAGTAAAGCTGAAATCACTCACATACTTGTAATAATGTAGCTAAGTTTAGTGATAGGGACAGCTTATTAGAGTCAAGGATGTGTAAAAGCCTTAATCCCTATACCACATGTATATAAGGATAAAAGGGCAAATTATTTGAATGCAATGTGGAACCTCTTCACTTACTGTTCTTCTTTTCATATTACTATCATATGTCACAATGGATACCAGCCatattaatatagaaatattgAAAGTAGCAATGAACCTCTGTCTCAACCAGAACAGCAATTAGAAGATACATAGTAGTCCCCACTAGGAGTAGCCTCTTTGAATGTGCTACAAGTTTACAAATAATTCAGTTTCAAACTTTATTGGGGCCATGTACAAACTCACACTGCAGAATATCCTCTATGAGTACTAAATGTAGAAATACTTCTGTTTGCCTAGGATCACTTTGTAAATGTATTATGACTCACAGTATAGCAAAATCTATGAATACAATACGTGTGATAAAGTTCTGGGTTCTTCCATTCTCTTCAAATATTTAACAAGTCTCTTGCAGAAAAAAACGATGTTGTAAATGTGAGCCATTTAATCAATGCTCTTACATGACATGCATCTTCAAAGATGCATAGCAGCACAGTGTGAAGGTGAACACCATGAATGTAAAATACTTATAATACCTTAATATCAGATTGCTCTTTATAAtttgacaaattttaaaatttttaaaattaattcacaaaGATTAAAAGACTCATCAGTGTAATGAATGTGAGAAAGCTTTCACATGTACCAATTATCTTTGCAGGCACGAAAAAAGTCATATTGAAGAGAAGCCCTCTGAATTTACTCAATGTGGTAAAGTCTTTGCATATCAGAGCCATCCTCAAGGGCATAAACAAATTCATACTGctgagaaaccctatgaatgtaagcaatgtggtAAATCCTTTGCATGTCAGAGTGGTCTCCAACAGCATAAAAGAACACATCATGGAGAGAAATCCTATGAATGTAACCAGTGTGATAAGGCCTTTGCTCTTCGCTGTCATCTTCGAAGGCATCAAAGAATTCATACTGtagagaaaccctataaatgtaatcaatgtggaaAATTCTTTGCACAAAGCAATCATTTTGTAcgacataaaagaacacatactggagagaaaccctatgaatgtaatcaatgtgataaaacCTTTGCATGTCAAACTAGTCTCCtgtatcataaaagaacacattctgGAGAGAAACTCTATGGCTGTAGtgaatgtggcaaagcctttgtaCTTCAAAGTTATCTTCagatacataaaagaacacatactggagagaaaccctttgAATGTGACCAGTGTGATAAGGCATTTGCACAAAACAGTCATCTCCTaacacataaaagaatacatactggagagaaaccctttgGATGTGACCAGTGTGATAAGGCATTTGCACAAAACAGTCAACTCCTAACACATAagagaacacatactggagagaaaccctatgaatgtaagcaatgtggcaaagccttcgCAAGTAATAGTAATCTCCAAGTGCATAAAAAAAtgcacactggagagaaaccctatgaatgtaagcagTGTGGTAAATCCTTTGGGTATCACAGTGGTCTGCAAAAGCATAAacgaacacatactggagagaaaccctatgaatgtaatcagtgtgatAAGGCATTTGCATGTCAAACTAGTCTCCTGAATCATAAACGAACACACAGTGATGAGAAGCCATATGAATGTAgtgaatgtggtaaagcctttgtacTTCACCGTTatcttcaaatacataaaaggaCACATACTAGAGAGAAACCCTTTCAATGTGaccaatgtgataaagcctttgctCGAAACACTCTTCTCCTAAAACATAAAGGGATACATACTGGACAGAAAGCCTATGGATGCAagcaatgtggcaaagcctttgcaaATCACAGTAATCTCCAAgtgcataaaagaacacatactggagagaaaccctatgaatgtaagcagtgtggtaaagcctttgggTGTCATAGTGGCCTGcaatatcataaaagaacacaacacatacaggagagaaaccctatgactGTAATCAATGTGATATAGCCTTGGCATGTCAGACTTCTTCAGAGTACTAAAGAATCATTATTGTAGAGAAACTCTGTGAGTATATTTAATATGGTGAAGCCTTTGTACATTTCTATCATCTTCATCTTTACGTAAGAAATCCATACTGGAGTGAAACTATGAATGTACACTACATCAGATCAAGCCTTTTCACATTTCACAAGCCTTAGTCATCATGAAATAATGCATACTGGGGCAAAActtgaatatatttaatatggtCAAACATTTGAACATTTCTGCCATCTTCATCATCATGAAAGTATTTCTCCCGGAGAGAAAGTCTATAACTATAATGGATTTGTGATATGTATAGCTGTCACACTAACATTCAGTTTCACAAGAttagacaaacaaaataaaaagtgacaAGTGCCAACAACTATTCAAGCATTACAATGTGACGTGCCTCTTTCTTTTGTCTGCACTTTCCAACACAATAatccttgtttattttgtttgcactTATATTCTTGGACAATGATATGAAATAGCTCATCCAGGtataatgctttttattttgaaagattttgAGTAGATATTGAAGGTTGTTATATGTCttgcaaatatatttacaaaagtgCTTTTTATGTTTCTGTAGAAAAACACTATGTCTAAAGCAGCTTATAAAAGAGGTTAACCTGGCTCAACCAAAATAGTCATAAgcagcagatggagggagggagatgggacgGAATGGCGGCTTCAGGTgtggagagaacaggagagatggctagatggccacaaatatgaatggaaatctgtgacttatgggagagaaggaaggggaaatctccaggtaaagaaaaaaacactgggataagggaggcacccaagaatcagtgGAGGTTACCCTAGATGTGAGTCATGAAATTGGGGGTATGGAACCTGGggaggccatctcctgtagccaggcaggaaccccagtggagcaatagagacaccaacccaccctcaAAAGGTTCAACCCTAaaatcctgtctacaagaaatgcaggcaaagGGGGTGGAGTAGAGACTTAAGGAATGTCCTGACAGCTAACTGAGGGGAGTTCTAGAGAGTTAAGGGAAGGCACACCACAATCTTGGGTTTCGCCATACATGGGATAAGCAAGCACATCATCAGTATTCATTGgtaacttttaaacattttaacatatatcctttgtttccttcttttcatcttttctataTTTCCTCCATCATTACCTGTTGCCATCTTTTacttccattctctcttcttccttctttcttcctctcccttccttccttcctttcttcctttctttctttctttctttctttctttctttctttctttctttctttctttctttctttccttttcttcctttctttttctttctttcctgtcttcctttactTTTGGTTTGTACTGTAGCGAAGGATAACCTTGAATGTCTGATCTTCTCCTCACTGCCTGCTCTTAGGATGACAGGCATGTccgatttctttgtttcttgccAGCTGTTTgctcacagcaacaacaaaataaagtaaatatacgCAGCTGTGCTGAGCTCTGCTCTTATTATACCTTCCAGGTTTATTGCAGTTCCTCAAGTGGTTGAAAGTAGGCACATACTTTAAAGCCTGGATCTTCTACATCTGGTTCTGCCCAGTTCTCTTCTGCTTCTAGTCAGGCAGCCACCTTCCTGGGTTTGTCCCTCCCAATATATCTCTTGTGTTAGGTTTGTTGTGTGATGTGACTTTGAAGCATTTCTTGGTTGTCTGTTGCCAGGtgtactgcctggttttgtgtgtcaacgggacacaagctggagttatcacaagaaaggagcctcagatgaggaaatgcctccatgagatccagctgtaaggcatttcatcgattagtgatcaagtggggagggcccattgtgggtggtgcatcCCTGGttctagtagtcttgggttctataagagcaaGCCAGGCAAACCAGGTGAAGCAAGCCAattaacatccctccatggtctctgcatcagctcctgcttcctaacctgttTAGTTCTAGTTCatcacttcctttggtgatgaacagcatcatggaagtgtaagccgaataaaccctttcctccccaacttgcttctcagtcatgatgttttgtgcaggaatagaaatcctgaccaAGACATtgttggtaccagcatagtgagGCATTCCTGTGACATCCTGACCATGTTTGGGGAAGGAGtgtagaaggactttggaactttgcactagaagagccattgggatGCTAAGAACTCTGTGgaatgttctgtaggagcttggaagataacgttgagaacagtgcagaagatggggacctggcttgtgaaattccTGAAGGAAGATTAAAGTCTCTTATGGattgttgctattttgattgtgaagattctgtggttctggttacctggggctgaagaattagctgtgataaacaagataccagaactactaaactgaaaactttgcattactgggactattgatgctggttagctgaagctaagaaattagtggtgattaggAAGAGACCCGCATCAATGAGGTAAAaacttctggaaagtgttttcagagagcacaaagaggctgtgttccagatatAGCCAAGGTTCTTCTACCTACTGCTGCAGCTGGACAtggtaatatgtaagaatcaCTCAGGTGGTAATAGGTtttgaaggggtcatgaagagcaactGAGACTCAGCACtgtgaggccatggaaggccattggtgaaggtgcagcctcggttgcaattgatggcccagaactgaaggggtcatgcaaaggagttgaatCTTGGAACCGTGAAGAGCTCCTATTAGAGGCTTttggtaaagcctagttgcagcTGAAGAcaacagtgttttggagatgccaataccatgagatgaccaccaagaacagcagcagcattgGAGTACAAGCAGCTGGAACCTaaaagacaaggtgtgtgctacaaaggtcagaactggagaagtgacccaagcccttggaggagcctagaagattgtgagtggatctcagacattggatggttggagtttgattctattttttattgtgactgtgccctgatattttttcctcttgaaggaagaaggTATTtcagtggagcccacagttaagagacttggAATTTTTAAgactctgaattttaaaagatattggatatttttaaggGATTgttcttttaatatgtaaagactgtaggacttttaaagttatttatatcttggggatgaataagaaagtaaaggttgaggcttaatagtgatgtgtttgtgtgtccagtTGACAAGGGATCacttgtactggctgattttgtgtgtcaatttgacacaagctggagttatcacagagaaaggagcttcagttggggaagtggctccatgagatccagctgtggggcattttcttaattagtgatgaaaaggggagggccccttgtgggtggtaccatctctgggctggtaatattgggttctataagaaagcaagctgagaaagccagaggaagcagGCCAATAAGTAACACCACTCCATAGCCGCTGCATCacctcttgcttcctgacctgcttagttctagtcctgacttcctttggtgatgaaaagcaacatggagctgggtgtggtagtgcatgcctttgatcccagcacttgggaggcagaggcaggcgaatttctgagttcaacgccagcctggtctacaaagtgagttccaggacagccagggctacacagagaaaccctgtctcaaaaaaaccaaaaaaagaaaaaagaaaaaaagaaaagcaacatggaagtataagttgaataaaccctttcttccccaacttcctTCTCAGTCAAGatgttctgtgcaggaatagaaatcctgactaagacaccacaaTACTTTCAGGAGTAGATCTGTAACAGAGCAGAGCTGTTAATACCTTCACTGGGTAAACCTTCNCAGGCAGGAGCAGAGCTGTAACAGTTTCTCTGGAACTTTCCCCTTGCCACaacagagctgtaacactttcTCTGGGAAACCATNCTCATGCAGAGCAGAGATGTTTCAGTTGTATTGGGGAAACTTTCCTTGCAGTTGAGCAGAACTTGTAAAGGGGAAATTGTTCCCTTCAGAGCTGCAATACTTACATGTGTATGTCCTGTCTTTATGAGAGCTTGCATATATTCTGTTGTTCTTGTATTTCAGTATGAAGATTTTTAGAATTGTATCTATGTGTTTTNTTAGTATTTTTGTGAACACTGTGGTATCCAAAATTTCTCAATTCTGAGAACTGTACCTTCATTGACATGCCAAATTTATCCTCGCCTCCATGTCTGGCCATTTAGGTACTGACACTGACACCATCCTGCTGCTAAGCTAACCTTTCttaaatttcctttctccttcctttatN
This DNA window, taken from Mus caroli unplaced genomic scaffold, CAROLI_EIJ_v1.1 scaffold_16453_1, whole genome shotgun sequence, encodes the following:
- the LOC110287824 gene encoding zinc finger protein 431-like isoform X2, with protein sequence MLETYRNLAAIGYSWEDHNTEEHFRSSRRHGRHEKSHIEEKPSEFTQCGKVFAYQSHPQGHKQIHTAEKPYECKQCGKSFACQSGLQQHKRTHHGEKSYECNQCDKAFALRCHLRRHQRIHTVEKPYKCNQCGKFFAQSNHFVRHKRTHTGEKPYECNQCDKTFACQTSLLYHKRTHSGEKLYGCSECGKAFVLQSYLQIHKRTHTGEKPFECDQCDKAFAQNSQLLTHKRTHTGEKPYECKQCGKAFASNSNLQVHKKMHTGEKPYECKQCGKSFGYHSGLQKHKRTHTGEKPYECNQCDKAFACQTSLLNHKRTHSDEKPYECSECGKAFVLHRYLQIHKRTHTREKPFQCDQCDKAFARNTLLLKHKGIHTGQKAYGCKQCGKAFANHSNLQVHKRTHTGEKPYECKQCGKAFGCHSGLQYHKRTQHIQERNPMTVINVI
- the LOC110287824 gene encoding zinc finger protein 431-like isoform X1, giving the protein MLETYRNLAAIGYSWEDHNTEEHFRSSRRHGRHEKSHIEEKPSEFTQCGKVFAYQSHPQGHKQIHTAEKPYECKQCGKSFACQSGLQQHKRTHHGEKSYECNQCDKAFALRCHLRRHQRIHTVEKPYKCNQCGKFFAQSNHFVRHKRTHTGEKPYECNQCDKTFACQTSLLYHKRTHSGEKLYGCSECGKAFVLQSYLQIHKRTHTGEKPFECDQCDKAFAQNSHLLTHKRIHTGEKPFGCDQCDKAFAQNSQLLTHKRTHTGEKPYECKQCGKAFASNSNLQVHKKMHTGEKPYECKQCGKSFGYHSGLQKHKRTHTGEKPYECNQCDKAFACQTSLLNHKRTHSDEKPYECSECGKAFVLHRYLQIHKRTHTREKPFQCDQCDKAFARNTLLLKHKGIHTGQKAYGCKQCGKAFANHSNLQVHKRTHTGEKPYECKQCGKAFGCHSGLQYHKRTQHIQERNPMTVINVI